One Cryobacterium psychrophilum DNA segment encodes these proteins:
- a CDS encoding RrF2 family transcriptional regulator: protein MRINAFSDVCLRVVMLLAAEPTPALLTSRTISEGIDTPYNHVTKAISRLRELDVVDVVRGRAGGVQISTFGRRATVGWLLRQLDTRLDLAGCETHAGTCPLIAGCGLRGALRRAREAFYGELDGLVIADMLHSRTSGPVPVTLLTRPSGT from the coding sequence ATGCGAATCAACGCCTTTTCGGATGTCTGCCTGCGGGTGGTCATGTTGCTGGCGGCCGAGCCCACCCCGGCCCTGCTCACCAGCCGGACCATCTCGGAGGGCATCGACACTCCCTACAACCACGTGACGAAGGCGATCAGCCGACTGCGCGAACTCGACGTGGTCGACGTGGTGCGCGGCCGCGCCGGGGGCGTGCAGATCAGCACCTTCGGTCGACGTGCCACGGTGGGCTGGCTGTTGCGCCAACTCGACACCCGCCTCGACCTCGCCGGCTGCGAAACCCACGCGGGCACGTGCCCGCTCATCGCCGGTTGCGGCCTGCGCGGCGCCCTGCGCCGGGCCCGCGAGGCCTTCTACGGCGAACTCGACGGCCTGGTGATTGCCGACATGTTGCACAGTCGCACGTCCGGGCCGGTGCCCGTGACCCTCCTCACCCGACCATCCGGGACTTAA
- a CDS encoding CYTH and CHAD domain-containing protein, producing MDTSSGREIELKFDVDDQSELPRLQDLPGVTGIERPVEHHLEAVYFDTDSLMLAAHHITLRRRAGGDDAGWHLKLPIGASERQEIHAPLTGDSTTVPESLARLVRVLVRDRPLVAVALLRTRRIVHRLRGPEGESLADVCDDRVEADRLVPAPEHASWREWEIELVEGPVSLLDAGRELLAAGGIRPSIHASKLGRALGDLFPAEPTPAPVATSSGAAASVLLAYAHDQVRTIAEQDPRVRNDAPEAVHEMRVATRRLRTALATYAPLLADEAGTARLRTELRWLSGTLGAARDEHVQEARLLKLVSKEPTELLLGPVAARVAAQFEARAEAALGDLLSVLDGTRYFRLLDDLDDLLAAPRFTNLAYRSARKVIPDLLERDWKRVRKAVRAAAHAPAGPEHDHALHEVRKSAKRLRYAAETALPVRRTSARRLATDAQKLQTILGEHQDSVIARDLLLGRCTAEAYAHGENTFTYGRLHAREEQRGADAVARFHRAWKAFSRPE from the coding sequence GTGGACACTTCGAGCGGGCGTGAGATCGAACTGAAGTTTGACGTTGACGACCAGTCCGAGCTGCCGAGGCTGCAGGATCTGCCGGGCGTGACGGGCATCGAACGCCCGGTGGAACACCACCTCGAAGCGGTGTACTTCGACACCGACAGCCTCATGCTCGCCGCCCACCACATCACCCTGCGGCGTCGAGCTGGCGGCGACGATGCCGGCTGGCACCTCAAGCTACCCATCGGCGCGAGCGAGCGGCAGGAGATTCATGCACCGCTCACCGGGGATTCCACCACCGTTCCCGAGTCCCTCGCCCGCCTCGTGCGGGTGCTTGTGCGCGACCGCCCCCTCGTGGCGGTCGCGCTGTTGCGTACCCGGCGCATCGTGCACCGGCTGCGCGGCCCTGAGGGTGAATCTCTCGCCGATGTGTGCGACGACCGAGTCGAGGCCGACCGCCTCGTGCCCGCGCCGGAGCATGCGTCTTGGCGCGAATGGGAGATCGAGCTGGTCGAGGGCCCGGTGTCGCTGCTCGACGCCGGCCGCGAGCTGCTCGCGGCCGGCGGCATCCGCCCGTCGATTCATGCCTCCAAGCTCGGGCGGGCGCTCGGCGATCTCTTTCCCGCCGAGCCGACACCGGCCCCGGTGGCAACGTCGTCCGGCGCCGCTGCGAGCGTTCTGCTCGCCTACGCCCACGATCAGGTTCGCACGATTGCCGAGCAGGACCCGCGGGTTCGAAACGACGCCCCCGAGGCCGTGCACGAAATGCGGGTGGCCACGCGCCGCCTGCGCACGGCCCTCGCCACTTACGCTCCGCTGCTCGCGGATGAGGCCGGGACCGCGCGTCTGCGGACCGAACTGCGGTGGCTTTCCGGCACCCTCGGCGCCGCCCGCGATGAGCACGTGCAGGAGGCACGCCTGCTGAAGCTCGTTTCGAAGGAACCGACCGAGCTGCTGCTCGGGCCGGTTGCGGCGCGCGTGGCCGCCCAGTTCGAAGCCCGAGCCGAGGCCGCACTGGGAGACCTCCTGTCGGTCCTGGACGGCACCAGGTATTTCCGACTTCTCGATGATCTCGACGATCTGCTCGCGGCGCCCCGCTTCACGAACCTGGCCTACCGCTCGGCACGCAAAGTAATACCCGACCTGCTCGAGCGCGACTGGAAGCGCGTGCGCAAAGCGGTACGCGCCGCCGCACACGCACCGGCCGGGCCGGAGCACGATCACGCCCTGCACGAGGTGCGTAAAAGCGCCAAGCGCCTGCGCTACGCCGCCGAAACGGCACTGCCTGTGCGCCGCACCAGCGCCAGGCGTCTCGCCACCGACGCACAAAAACTGCAAACCATCCTCGGTGAGCACCAGGACAGCGTGATCGCCCGCGACCTGCTGCTGGGCCGGTGCACCGCGGAGGCATACGCGCACGGTGAAAACACCTTCACCTACGGCCGGCTGCACGCCCGCGAAGAGCAACGCGGAGCGGATGCCGTGGCACGTTTCCACCGCGCCTGGAAAGCGTTCTCCCGCCCCGAGTAG
- a CDS encoding SulP family inorganic anion transporter → MLRRWVPGIDTALTYQRAWLLPDLRAGIVLTTLLIPVGIGYAEVAGLPPQAGLYATIIPLLAYAVFGPSRILVLGPDSALAPIIAVAILPIALGDGARAVALAGLLAIMVGVILLLGGILRLGFVTDLLSKPIRVGYLNALAVLVIMSQLPALFGFSVTADSPFGDAVGIVGGIAAGEVQLTATLIGLGALATILVATWFKARVPGVIAAVVGATVLTAALGLQNELPVVGSLPQGIPAPALGGLTWSDVGALIVPAFGIALIAFADTAVISRSFAARRGESVDGDKEMRAIGVSNVAGGLLGGFPVSASSSRTPVAEQAGARSQLTNVVGALLIVAFMLLVPGLTAYLPSAVIAAVVIVAAAGLVDVRGFFALVRMNKIDAALSLAAFAGVLAAGVIEGIAVAIILSLGAFIGHAWRPYRAELGRVVGVRGYHDLARHPDGERLPGIVIVRFDAPLFFANGGIFDAFVRATVAGAGGDIRTVILAAEPITEIDTTAIDELIGLDDFLESHGIILIFAEMKGPVKDKLREYGLSERFPPERFAGTVGAAVDEATGTLRGDLEGTAWGDES, encoded by the coding sequence ATGCTGCGGCGATGGGTGCCGGGGATCGACACGGCCTTGACGTACCAACGCGCGTGGTTGCTACCGGACCTGCGTGCAGGAATCGTGCTCACGACGCTGCTCATCCCGGTGGGCATCGGTTACGCCGAGGTCGCCGGGCTTCCTCCGCAGGCCGGACTCTACGCCACGATCATTCCGCTGCTCGCCTACGCCGTCTTCGGCCCATCGCGAATCCTGGTGCTCGGCCCCGACTCAGCCCTGGCTCCGATCATTGCTGTGGCCATTCTGCCGATCGCCCTCGGAGACGGTGCACGGGCAGTGGCCCTCGCCGGGCTGCTCGCGATCATGGTTGGTGTGATCCTGCTGCTCGGCGGGATTCTGCGCCTCGGATTTGTCACGGACCTGCTCTCCAAGCCCATTCGGGTCGGCTACCTGAACGCACTCGCGGTGCTGGTGATCATGTCGCAGCTTCCGGCGCTTTTCGGATTCTCCGTGACGGCCGATTCCCCCTTCGGTGATGCGGTCGGCATCGTGGGTGGCATTGCCGCCGGTGAAGTGCAGCTGACCGCGACGCTGATCGGCCTCGGAGCGCTGGCGACGATTCTCGTGGCGACGTGGTTCAAAGCCCGAGTTCCGGGGGTGATCGCGGCCGTCGTGGGCGCCACCGTGCTGACGGCAGCTCTGGGGCTGCAGAATGAACTGCCGGTCGTGGGGTCACTGCCCCAGGGAATCCCGGCGCCGGCGCTCGGCGGCCTGACGTGGAGTGACGTGGGGGCGCTCATTGTGCCGGCGTTCGGAATTGCCCTCATCGCCTTTGCCGATACCGCCGTGATATCGCGCTCGTTCGCGGCGCGACGGGGCGAGAGCGTCGACGGCGACAAGGAAATGAGGGCCATCGGTGTGTCCAATGTTGCCGGAGGCCTGCTCGGCGGCTTTCCCGTTTCCGCTTCCTCCTCACGCACTCCCGTCGCTGAGCAGGCCGGGGCCCGTTCGCAGCTTACGAACGTCGTCGGAGCACTGCTCATCGTGGCGTTCATGCTGCTCGTGCCCGGCCTCACGGCGTACCTGCCCTCGGCCGTTATCGCGGCCGTCGTGATTGTCGCCGCCGCAGGACTCGTTGACGTTCGCGGATTCTTCGCGCTCGTCAGAATGAACAAGATCGATGCCGCCCTGTCGCTCGCGGCCTTCGCCGGCGTTCTCGCTGCGGGTGTGATTGAAGGCATCGCCGTGGCGATCATCCTCTCGCTCGGTGCCTTCATCGGCCATGCCTGGCGGCCGTACCGAGCCGAGCTCGGCAGGGTCGTCGGAGTGCGCGGTTATCACGATCTCGCGCGGCATCCCGACGGTGAACGGCTACCCGGCATCGTCATCGTGCGCTTCGATGCCCCGCTGTTCTTCGCCAACGGTGGTATCTTCGATGCCTTCGTGCGGGCCACGGTCGCCGGCGCTGGTGGCGATATCCGCACCGTTATTCTGGCGGCCGAGCCCATCACCGAGATCGACACAACCGCTATTGATGAGCTCATCGGACTGGACGACTTTCTCGAGTCCCACGGCATCATCCTCATCTTCGCCGAGATGAAGGGACCGGTGAAAGACAAGCTGCGCGAGTACGGGTTGAGCGAACGCTTTCCCCCGGAGCGGTTTGCCGGTACCGTCGGTGCCGCAGTGGACGAGGCGACCGGAACGCTGCGCGGCGACCTCGAGGGAACGGCATGGGGCGACGAGTCCTGA
- a CDS encoding PEP/pyruvate-binding domain-containing protein, with product MHRTDVPCEERNLVVDLGRVNADSLSLVGGKAANLGVLIQAGFRVPLGFCLTTDAYRLAVDHTALGPVPHALRGTGVDDVPRLAQLAEQARAIVLDTDVPASVAEAVRQAYTHWGEDEPVAVRSSATAEDLPTASFAGQQDTFLNVVGGDAVVDAIRRCWASLFTDRAVVYRAQNGIIDVAIAAAGRRIERHFAAPQDVEWAVDAAGILWVTQSRPITTLYPRASRTPSLPGSRAYLCLSLAQELTRPITPMGLAGLRVIASSMAQMGGVTVRDTRSGPVSYTEIGQRVFLDVTPMLRSRIGHEVLGRALGVMEARSAVVLGTVGADARYAVTSRSPLPVARRFFRVVARIGAVPVLVRSVIWPKAALRHAEQVGNVLEQLSAVSPGATSRERLDHAERILGSIFPLVPTVLPVAAAGFLMLAAARTLLGASAAPGEMQSVLRGLPHNVTTEMDLALWPVAQAIRLDEPSLARFEASPVHELAEEYRQGTLPRAAHDALRGFLGRYGHRAVAEIDLGMPRWSEDPTHMVGLVANYLRLSDPERAPDRQFEAAAGEAEATVARLVAKARRRGWLCGVLVHAALGRARLLCGLRELPKNYIVLVLGAARRQLALVGRELVDRGLFVSEADVFWLDLGEAQRALSDGEDYQPQILERRAAYERELRRRHVPRVLLSDGTEPEALPGAALHSDPGTLLGSPASAGTITGTARVILDPVGAHLEPGEILVAPSTDPGWTPLFLTAGALVMEMGGSNSHGAVVAREYGIPAVVGVTDATLRIATGQRVTVDGAAGTVILD from the coding sequence ATGCACAGAACTGATGTGCCATGTGAAGAACGGAACCTCGTGGTCGATCTGGGCCGGGTCAATGCTGATTCTCTCTCGCTCGTCGGAGGCAAGGCGGCTAACCTCGGCGTGTTGATCCAGGCCGGGTTCCGGGTGCCGCTCGGCTTCTGCCTGACCACGGATGCTTACCGGCTCGCCGTCGATCACACCGCGCTCGGCCCCGTGCCGCACGCCCTGCGGGGCACGGGCGTCGACGACGTCCCCCGCCTCGCGCAGCTGGCCGAGCAGGCGCGCGCCATCGTGTTGGACACTGACGTTCCCGCTTCCGTTGCCGAGGCCGTGCGGCAAGCGTATACGCACTGGGGCGAGGATGAGCCGGTGGCGGTGCGTTCCTCGGCGACCGCGGAAGACCTTCCGACGGCGAGCTTCGCCGGCCAGCAGGACACGTTCCTCAACGTCGTGGGCGGCGACGCGGTCGTTGACGCGATCCGCCGCTGCTGGGCGAGTCTTTTCACCGACCGGGCGGTGGTTTACCGAGCGCAGAACGGCATCATTGATGTGGCCATCGCCGCTGCGGGGCGCCGGATCGAGCGGCACTTTGCGGCACCGCAAGACGTGGAGTGGGCCGTCGACGCTGCGGGGATACTGTGGGTGACGCAGTCCCGACCGATCACCACGCTGTACCCGCGGGCGTCCCGCACACCGAGCCTCCCGGGTTCGCGCGCCTACCTCTGTCTCAGCCTCGCCCAGGAACTCACCCGCCCGATCACGCCGATGGGCCTCGCCGGTCTTCGGGTGATCGCGTCGTCCATGGCGCAGATGGGCGGGGTCACCGTGAGGGATACCCGTAGCGGGCCGGTCTCGTACACCGAGATCGGCCAGCGCGTCTTCCTCGACGTGACACCCATGCTTCGCAGCCGGATCGGCCACGAGGTGCTGGGCCGGGCGCTCGGAGTCATGGAGGCACGGTCCGCGGTCGTGCTCGGTACCGTCGGCGCCGATGCGCGGTACGCGGTCACGAGCCGGTCGCCCCTCCCCGTTGCGCGTCGGTTCTTTCGTGTCGTCGCCCGCATCGGGGCGGTCCCGGTTCTCGTGCGGTCCGTGATCTGGCCGAAAGCGGCGCTCCGGCACGCCGAGCAGGTGGGGAATGTCCTGGAGCAGCTCAGCGCGGTGTCGCCCGGCGCCACGTCGCGTGAACGGTTGGATCATGCCGAACGCATTCTGGGAAGCATCTTTCCCCTGGTTCCGACCGTCTTGCCGGTGGCAGCGGCGGGATTTCTCATGCTGGCCGCGGCGCGCACACTGCTGGGGGCATCCGCTGCGCCGGGGGAGATGCAGAGTGTGCTTCGCGGACTGCCACACAATGTGACCACCGAGATGGACCTGGCGCTCTGGCCCGTGGCACAGGCCATCCGGCTTGACGAGCCCTCACTCGCCCGGTTTGAGGCCTCACCCGTGCATGAACTTGCCGAGGAGTACCGGCAGGGCACTCTGCCGCGTGCGGCGCACGACGCCCTCAGGGGATTTCTCGGCCGGTACGGGCACCGTGCGGTGGCCGAGATTGACCTCGGCATGCCACGCTGGAGCGAAGACCCCACGCATATGGTGGGGTTGGTCGCCAACTATCTGAGGCTGAGCGACCCTGAGCGCGCGCCCGACCGCCAGTTTGAGGCTGCTGCCGGCGAAGCGGAGGCCACCGTGGCGAGACTCGTGGCCAAGGCTCGGCGCCGAGGGTGGCTGTGCGGGGTGCTCGTGCACGCCGCCCTTGGCCGGGCGCGGTTGCTGTGCGGACTACGCGAGCTCCCCAAGAATTACATCGTCCTCGTGCTCGGGGCCGCTCGCCGGCAGCTCGCACTTGTGGGCCGGGAACTCGTCGACCGTGGACTATTCGTCTCCGAAGCGGATGTCTTCTGGCTCGATCTCGGCGAGGCACAACGCGCTCTCTCCGACGGTGAGGACTACCAGCCGCAGATCCTGGAACGCCGCGCGGCCTATGAGCGGGAACTGCGCCGCCGTCACGTTCCCCGGGTGCTGCTCTCGGACGGCACCGAACCCGAAGCGCTGCCCGGCGCGGCGCTGCACTCCGATCCGGGAACCCTGCTTGGCAGTCCGGCCTCTGCCGGGACGATTACGGGCACGGCGCGGGTCATCCTCGACCCGGTGGGCGCCCACCTCGAACCGGGGGAGATACTTGTGGCACCCTCCACTGACCCCGGCTGGACGCCGCTCTTTCTCACCGCCGGTGCCCTCGTGATGGAGATGGGCGGCTCCAACTCGCACGGTGCCGTTGTCGCCCGGGAATATGGCATTCCGGCCGTCGTGGGCGTGACCGACGCGACGCTGCGCATCGCCACGGGCCAGAGGGTGACCGTTGACGGCGCCGCCGGAACGGTCATCCTCGACTGA
- a CDS encoding globin domain-containing protein — MLSVQSVPIIEATLPVVGERMPAIARNFYHRMLTAHPELFDGLFSRSNQKNGTQQQALAGSVAMFASHLVQNPDSAPEIMLSRIAHKHVSLDIRPEQYDIVYKYLFEAIADELSDVISAEIADAWTEVYWLMAHALIKQETDLYASLASPKALAPWTVTKKETAGTDAITFTLVPADDTPVSASKPGQYVSVTVMMPDGIRQVRQYTLSAGTGTNVRVFTTKLDADGEVSPALHRDVQVGDQLTLSHPCGDVTLSDDDGPLILASAGIGCTPSASILRSLADTGSTREVLVLHAESTLERWALRDQMNADVAHLGDASMQLWLEKPTEDSHAGFMSLDGVTLPANASMYLCGPLPFMRKIRSQALASGVQAKHIHYEVFGPDLWLAGTDAAS; from the coding sequence ATGCTTTCGGTCCAGTCCGTACCCATCATCGAAGCCACCCTCCCCGTGGTCGGCGAGCGGATGCCCGCCATCGCGAGGAATTTCTACCACCGCATGCTCACGGCCCACCCTGAGTTGTTCGACGGGCTGTTCAGCCGGTCCAACCAGAAGAACGGCACCCAGCAGCAGGCCCTGGCCGGCAGCGTCGCCATGTTCGCGAGTCACCTGGTGCAGAATCCCGACAGCGCCCCCGAGATCATGCTCTCCCGCATTGCGCACAAGCACGTGTCGCTCGACATCCGCCCCGAGCAGTACGACATCGTATACAAGTACCTCTTCGAGGCCATCGCCGACGAACTGAGCGACGTCATCTCCGCCGAGATCGCCGACGCCTGGACCGAGGTGTATTGGCTCATGGCCCACGCCCTCATCAAGCAGGAAACCGACCTCTACGCCAGTCTGGCCAGCCCGAAGGCGCTCGCACCCTGGACGGTCACCAAGAAGGAAACGGCCGGCACCGACGCGATCACGTTCACCCTGGTTCCCGCCGACGACACGCCCGTGTCCGCGTCGAAGCCCGGTCAGTACGTGAGCGTCACGGTCATGATGCCCGACGGCATCCGTCAGGTTCGCCAGTACACGCTGTCGGCCGGTACCGGAACGAACGTGCGCGTCTTCACCACCAAGCTCGACGCCGACGGCGAGGTCTCCCCCGCACTGCACCGCGACGTGCAGGTCGGTGACCAGCTCACGCTCTCGCACCCCTGCGGCGACGTGACCCTCAGCGACGATGACGGCCCGCTCATTCTCGCCTCCGCCGGAATCGGCTGCACGCCGAGCGCCTCCATCCTGCGCTCCCTCGCCGACACGGGCTCCACGCGCGAGGTTCTCGTGTTGCACGCCGAGAGCACCCTCGAGCGCTGGGCACTGCGCGACCAGATGAACGCCGACGTCGCCCACCTCGGTGACGCCAGCATGCAGCTGTGGCTGGAGAAGCCCACGGAGGATTCCCACGCGGGCTTCATGTCGCTCGATGGCGTGACCCTGCCGGCGAACGCGTCCATGTACCTGTGCGGCCCGCTGCCGTTCATGCGCAAGATCCGTTCGCAGGCTCTGGCCTCGGGCGTGCAGGCCAAGCACATTCACTATGAGGTCTTCGGCCCCGACCTGTGGCTCGCCGGAACCGACGCCGCGTCCTAG
- a CDS encoding inositol monophosphatase family protein: MTDAQTTPQTFSLAQDLELALALADAADAISRARFTALDLVVTTKPDRTPVTDADQAVERAIRGLLATHRPADGILGEEFGTDGSTQRQWIIDPIDGTAGFLRGIPIWATLISLAVDGVPVVGVVSSPALGKRWWASLGGGAWSNDERMPDAAPTRLRVSGVESLAAASLSYNSIQQWDQAGHLDALVSLSRQVWRTRAYGDMWSYMLLAEGHLDIAGEFDLQPYDMAALAPIVQEAGGVFTSASGEPGVWHGSALATNGLLHEATLAVLNPAAIAAP; encoded by the coding sequence GTGACCGACGCCCAAACTACGCCCCAAACCTTCTCCCTGGCCCAGGATCTCGAGCTGGCCCTCGCCCTCGCCGATGCCGCCGACGCCATCTCGCGTGCGCGTTTTACCGCGCTCGATCTGGTGGTGACCACGAAGCCCGACCGCACCCCGGTAACGGATGCCGACCAGGCCGTCGAGCGCGCCATCCGCGGCCTACTCGCTACTCACCGCCCCGCCGACGGTATTCTCGGCGAGGAGTTCGGTACCGACGGCTCCACCCAACGACAGTGGATCATCGACCCGATCGACGGCACGGCTGGCTTCCTGCGTGGAATCCCCATCTGGGCGACGCTGATCTCCCTGGCCGTCGACGGTGTTCCCGTCGTGGGAGTCGTGAGCTCCCCCGCTCTCGGCAAGCGCTGGTGGGCGAGCCTCGGCGGCGGCGCGTGGTCGAACGACGAACGCATGCCCGACGCCGCGCCCACCCGACTGCGGGTGTCCGGCGTGGAATCACTCGCCGCGGCATCCCTCAGCTACAACAGCATTCAACAGTGGGACCAGGCCGGGCACCTCGACGCCCTCGTGAGCCTGTCGCGTCAGGTGTGGCGCACCCGCGCCTACGGCGACATGTGGTCGTACATGCTGCTCGCCGAGGGACACCTCGACATTGCGGGCGAGTTCGACCTGCAGCCCTACGACATGGCGGCGCTCGCCCCCATTGTGCAGGAGGCCGGCGGCGTGTTCACCTCAGCGAGCGGGGAACCGGGCGTGTGGCACGGGAGCGCCCTGGCCACCAACGGCCTGCTGCACGAGGCCACGCTCGCGGTGCTCAACCCGGCCGCCATAGCGGCTCCATAA
- the smpB gene encoding SsrA-binding protein SmpB, translated as MPRESGEKVVATNRKARHDYSIGDTYEAGIVLSGTEVKSLRAGRASLTDGYAFIEGGEMWLDAVHIQEYAAGTWTNHPPRRKRKLLLHKQEIIKISHKTKEGGYTLVPLRIYFLNGRAKVEIAVAKGKKEYDKRQTLRERQDKRESDRAMSARRHLGD; from the coding sequence GTGCCCAGGGAAAGTGGCGAGAAGGTCGTAGCGACGAACCGCAAGGCGCGCCACGACTATTCCATCGGTGATACGTATGAGGCCGGAATAGTCTTGAGCGGCACCGAGGTGAAGTCCCTGCGCGCCGGTCGAGCGTCGCTCACCGATGGCTACGCCTTCATCGAGGGCGGTGAGATGTGGCTGGATGCCGTGCACATTCAAGAGTACGCCGCGGGAACCTGGACGAACCATCCGCCCCGCCGCAAGCGGAAGCTCCTGCTGCACAAGCAGGAGATCATCAAGATCAGCCACAAGACAAAAGAGGGTGGCTACACCCTCGTTCCGCTGCGCATCTACTTTCTGAACGGTCGCGCCAAGGTGGAGATCGCGGTCGCCAAGGGCAAGAAAGAGTATGACAAGCGTCAGACCCTGCGAGAACGCCAGGACAAGCGTGAGTCGGATCGTGCCATGTCTGCCCGTCGCCACTTGGGTGACTAG
- a CDS encoding trimeric intracellular cation channel family protein: MDSEAIFEVIRFVDLAGVLANAILGGVAARSARLDIVGFVVLAIMSGLGGGIIRDTLLQQGPPAALTDSAYLITAVLGGVIAYFVTFNGRWSRRVLVLLDALAVGCWSAVGAQKALDAGLGWMPAILLGITTAVGGGMVRDVMLLKVPTIFGGNTLYATSAVLASTEMVIMSKLGFVALGTAVAILSGAVLSLLARRYGWVLPTGYALRIPKPIFLINPRAWRERRRSAKRRSDLE; this comes from the coding sequence ATGGACTCAGAGGCAATATTCGAGGTAATCCGTTTTGTGGACCTCGCCGGGGTGCTCGCCAACGCCATTCTCGGCGGTGTCGCGGCCCGATCCGCTCGCCTCGACATTGTGGGTTTCGTCGTGCTGGCCATCATGTCGGGCCTCGGCGGCGGCATCATTCGCGACACGCTCCTGCAGCAGGGCCCGCCCGCAGCCCTCACCGACTCGGCGTATCTCATCACCGCCGTTCTCGGTGGGGTGATCGCGTATTTCGTGACGTTCAACGGGCGGTGGTCTCGTCGCGTACTCGTGCTGCTCGACGCGCTCGCCGTGGGCTGCTGGTCGGCCGTGGGCGCGCAGAAGGCACTCGACGCCGGACTGGGCTGGATGCCGGCGATTCTTCTCGGCATCACCACGGCCGTCGGCGGCGGCATGGTGCGCGATGTGATGCTGCTCAAGGTTCCCACCATCTTCGGCGGAAACACGCTCTATGCCACGAGTGCGGTGCTCGCGAGCACCGAGATGGTGATTATGAGCAAGCTCGGGTTCGTGGCGCTCGGAACGGCCGTGGCCATTCTGAGTGGCGCGGTGTTGTCGCTTCTCGCGCGCCGCTACGGGTGGGTGCTGCCCACCGGGTACGCCCTGCGCATTCCCAAACCGATCTTTCTGATCAATCCGCGGGCCTGGCGGGAGCGTCGGCGCAGTGCAAAGCGGCGCTCCGACCTCGAATAG
- the ftsX gene encoding permease-like cell division protein FtsX: protein MRLALVLSEAANGLRRNASMVVSVVLVTFISLTFVGAAILMQMQIGQMKTFWYEKAQVGIYMCTDVSSGETCTGGEATQEQIDAVEEQLKSPTLAPFVDKYYFETHEQAFENFQAQFKGNPVADYVSPDQLNQTFWVNLIDPSQSDVLVESLSGQAGVENVADQRKYLDQIFSVLNVASYTAIGIAGLMLVAAALLIATTIRLSAFSRRRELGIMRLVGASNRFIQTPFILEGVFAALLGSLLAGGAIVAIVHFFVQGYLGVRLTGFSLVGIEDAILVVPILLVVGAVLAAFSANFAITRYLKV from the coding sequence ATGAGACTTGCACTCGTACTTTCTGAGGCCGCGAACGGCCTGCGTCGCAACGCATCCATGGTGGTCTCCGTCGTGCTGGTCACGTTCATCTCCCTCACTTTCGTGGGCGCCGCCATTCTGATGCAGATGCAGATCGGCCAGATGAAGACCTTCTGGTACGAGAAGGCCCAGGTGGGCATCTACATGTGCACCGATGTCTCGTCCGGCGAGACGTGCACGGGCGGCGAAGCCACCCAGGAGCAGATTGACGCGGTGGAGGAACAGCTCAAGTCGCCGACCCTGGCCCCGTTCGTGGACAAGTACTACTTCGAAACGCACGAGCAGGCGTTCGAGAACTTCCAGGCGCAGTTCAAGGGCAACCCGGTGGCCGACTATGTGTCGCCGGACCAGCTCAATCAGACGTTCTGGGTCAACCTGATTGACCCCTCACAGTCCGACGTTCTTGTGGAGAGTCTCTCCGGGCAGGCCGGCGTGGAGAACGTGGCTGACCAGCGTAAATACCTCGACCAGATCTTCTCTGTGCTCAATGTTGCCAGTTACACCGCCATCGGGATCGCCGGGCTGATGCTCGTGGCCGCGGCGCTGCTCATCGCCACGACCATCCGTCTGTCGGCGTTCTCACGGCGGCGCGAGCTGGGGATCATGAGGCTTGTCGGAGCGTCGAACCGGTTCATTCAGACGCCGTTCATTCTCGAGGGTGTGTTCGCGGCGCTCCTCGGCTCGCTGCTTGCCGGCGGGGCCATCGTGGCCATTGTGCACTTCTTTGTGCAGGGGTACCTCGGCGTCAGGCTCACCGGATTCTCGCTCGTTGGCATAGAGGACGCGATTCTCGTCGTGCCGATTCTGTTGGTGGTTGGCGCGGTCCTGGCCGCGTTCTCGGCCAACTTCGCGATCACGCGGTACCTCAAGGTCTAG